The Alistipes finegoldii DSM 17242 DNA segment AATTTAGCTCTCATGATTAGATTCCCATCTCTTTAAGGTAGAATTTAAGTGTTTCCAAGACGTTCGACTTCACGTTGATGAAGTTGGTGATGCCCTGCGCTTCGAGTTCGGGTGCGCAGGCGGGCGCTCCGGCAACCACGAGGATCGCCTTGCCGCAGAGCAGCTCCTTGATTTTGGGAGCGGCCTCGGCATAGTCGTCGTCGCTGGCGCAGACCACGACGATCTGGGCTTTCGACTCCAGCGCGGCTTTCACGCCCTCCTCGATCGACTTGAAGTAGGTGTTGTCGATCACCTTGATGCCGGCGCATGCGAAGAAGTTGCACGAGAACTGCGAGCGGGCGCGGGCCATGCCCAGATTGCCGCACGTCAGCATGAATGCCTTCGGCTCCTTGCCGCTGCGATCGACATGCAGGCGCATCTCCTCGAACGCCATGGCGCCGCGGTAGGGAACGAGCACGTTGCCCTCGGCCTGCTTGCGCGTAACGGACTCGGCGGTGATCTCCTTGCCGGCGACCTCCGTAAAGTTGGGATACTGGTTGGCGCCGAGCAGTATCTGGCGGCGCGTTGCGATGTTCTTGTCCTTGGCTGCAGCCGACGCTTTGATGCGCTCGGCGATGAAGCCTGCCTTGTAGGCTTCGGTGTAGCCGCCCTTCTCCTCGATTTCGAGGAAGAGCTTCCACGCCTCGGCGGCGATCGACTGCGTGAGGTTCTCGATGTAGTACGAACCGCCGGCCGGGTCTACCACCTGATCGAAGTGCGACTCGTGCTTGAGCAGCAGTTCGACGTTGCGGGCGATGCGCTTCGAGAACTCGGTCGGGTTTTCGAACGATGCGTCGAAGGGCGTAACCTCCAGCGAATATACGCCGCCGATTGCGGCCGACATGGCTTCGGTCGTGCCGCGCAGCATGTTTACATAGGGGTCGTATACGGTCTGGTTCCACTTCGACGTCTCGGCGTGGATCTGCATCTTGCAGGCGCAGTTCTTTTCGGGATTGTAGCCCTTGACGATGTTGGCCCACAGCATGCGCGCCGCACGGAATTTTGCGATCTCCATGAAGTAGTTGGAGCTTACCGAGAACGAGAAGCGCAGCTTGCGTGCGGCTTCCTCGATCGTCAGTCCTGCGTCCATCAGGCGTACGAGGTAGTCATGGCCTGCCGAAAGGACGAAGGCCAGCTCCTCGACGATGGTCGAACCGGAGTTGCCGAAGATCTGACCCGATACGGTCACCACGCGGATGTGCTTGTACTCTTTGGTCTTGCGGATCAGCTCTGCGATGCGGGCGAAGCACTTCTCGCCGTTGGGCGAGCAGAAGTCGCCTTTGGTCGAGAGGCCCTTGACCAGCGGGTCGATGCAGAACGCGATGCGGACATCCTCTTTGGCGATGCCCTCTTTTTCGATCTTCGCCAGTACGAGTTCGGCTACGTCAGCCGTTTTCTGACCGCAGAAGGTCAGCTGGACGGCCGGAATGCAGATCTCGCCAAGCAGCGTGTCGAGGTCGGCGGCGGTGAAAGCCTCCGACGCGATGCAGAAGCCGAGCGAATCGACGCCTGCGTTGAGGATCTTCAGCGCCTCGGCGTTTGCCTCCTTGGGGCATACGACGCTTACGGTCTGATGTACGCGCCAGCGGTTGTGTGCGCGTGTACCCCGTACGTAAGGGAACTCGCCTGCCTGCGAGCCCAGAAACTTGATGCCTTCGAGGTTCTCGGCGCGGTAGTAGGGACGGACGTTGAATCCTTCGCCCGTTTTCCATACCAGTTTGCGCTCGTAATCAGCACCTTTCAGGTCGGCCGTAATCACTTCCTCCCACTTCTCGGTCGGGACCGGCGGGAATTCGGTGAACAGCTTTTCACGTTTGGTATTTGCCATAACTATTTAGAGATTAGTATAAGTGTTGTTTCAAAATTGCTTGTAAAGGTACAAAATTATTAATGATTGAAACAAGAAATTGTTAATAAAATAACACTGTATAATTTCTTTTTATAATGTGGTGCATTTCGTTTACTTTCGCCAGCGGGCTGAACGGTCGATTCCGTCGGAGGTGAAATAGTTGAAATATGTTCTTTATTGCTTCTGTTTTGCGGAGAAACCAAAAATTGCGATTTTTGGGATTTCGGTGAAAAAATGAGGTATTTTTCCGGAAAATGGCGTGAAAATTCGGGCTGATTGCTGAAAAATGGCCTTGTTTTTCGGAAAATGTTGAAAAAAAATCGGTGTTTTTCGAAAAATAGCCGTTTTTGTAAAAACAACGTAACGGAAAAATAATTACATTTGCAACCAGATAACAATACATACGGCGGCGGGGGAGAAGCCTCCGGTTAGTTAGGTCGGAGAGAGCCTGCCGCGAGGCAGTTGTCCGTTGAATTTCAGGTTAGGTTTTAGTTTAGCAATTATTTCGGTTTCTCCCCTGCCCGTATGTTTTTCGGAACACTAATCCAATTCAGTTGATTATGTCATCATTACTCAGATTCAAGATGGTCGATGCGGCTATAAACCACACCGCCGTCGAGGTTAATGCCCCCGAAGGACGTCCGTCGGACTATTTCGGCAAGAAGGTGTTCGGGCGCGCCGCCATGCGCAAGTACCTGAACAAGGCGACTTACGAAGCGTTGGTCGATACGATGGAAAACGGCACGCGCCTGACGCGCGAGGTCGCCGACAGCATCGCGGCGGGCATGCGGCAGTGGGCGCTGGAGCACGGCGCGGACCACTACACGCACTGGTTCCAGCCCTTGACGGGCGGTACGGCCGAGAAGCACGACGCCTTCGCCGATCCCGACGGCTGCGGTTCGGTGCTGGAGGAGTTTTCCGGCAAGCTGCTCGTACAGCAGGAGCCGGACGCGTCGTCGTTCCCCAACGGCGGCATCCGCAATACGTTCGAGGCCCGCGGCTATTCGGCGTGGGACCCGACGTCGCCGGCGTTCATCGTCGATACGACGCTCTGCATTCCGACCGTCTTCATCGCCTATACGGGCGAGGCGCTCGATTACAAGGTGCCTCTGCTGCGTTCGATCACGGCCGTGAACAAGGCTGCGACGGAGGTGTGCCGCTACTTCGATAAGAACGTGCAGCGGGTCGTGTCGTATCTGGGCTGGGAGCAGGAGTATTTCCTTGTGGACGAAAGCCTGTGGGCCGTGCGTCCCGACCTGATGCTCACGGGCCGTACGCTCATGGGCCACGAGTCGGCCAAGAACCAGCAGCTGGAGGACCACTATTTCGGTGCGATCCCGACCCGCGTGATGGCATTCATGAAAGACCTCGAATACGAATGCCTGAAACTGGGTATTCCGGTCAAAACCCGTCATAACGAGGTGGCGCCCAATCAGTTCGAGCTGGCTCCGGTCTACGAGGAGGCTAACCTCGCCAACGACCATAACCAGTTGCTGATGACCGTGATGGACAAGATCGCCCGCCGTCACCGGTTCCGCGTCCTGCTGCACGAAAAACCCTTCAAGGGTATCAACGGTTCGGGCAAGCACAACAACTGGTCGCTGGGCACCGACACGGGCGTGAACCTGTTCGGACCGGGCAAGACCGCTTCGGAGAACCTGCAGTTCATCACCTTCCTCGTGAATGCCATCTCCGCGGTCTACAAGTTCAACGGCCTGCTGAAGGCGTCGATCATGAGCGCCACGAACGCCCACCGTCTGGGCGCCAACGAAGCGCCTCCGGCCATCATCTCGACCTTCCTCGGCACGCAGGTTTCGGCCGTACTCGACAAACTGGCCGCCAGCAAGGGCGACGACGCGATCCGTTTCGACGCCAAGAACGTCTTCAAGATGAGCGGCATCTCGCACATCCCGACGCTGCTGCTCGACAACACCGACCGCAACCGCACTTCGCCGTTCGCCTTTACGGGCAACCGCTTCGAGTTCCGCGCCGTGGGTTCGTCGGACAACTGCGCCGAAGCGATGATCGTGCTCAACACGGCGATGGCCTACGAGCTGACGGAGTTCCGCAAAAAGGTGGACGCCAAGATCGAAGCCGGCATGAAGAAGGAGAAGGCCATTTACGAGGTGCTGAAACAGATGATCAAGGCCTGCAAGGCGGTGCGTTTCGACGGCAACGGCTATTCCGACGAGTGGAAGGCCGAGGCGAAGAAGCGCGGTCTGGACTGCGAGACCTCGACGCCGCTGATTTTCGAGCGTTACCTCGACAAGGCGACCCTCGAAATGTTCGGTTCGATGGGCGTTTTCACCGATGTCGAGCTGGAGGCCCGCACCGAGGTGAAGTGGGAGACCTACACCAAGAAGATTCAGATCGAAGGCCGCGTGCTGGGCGATCTGGCGATGAACCATATCGTGCCTATCGCGTCGAAATACGAAGCCCTGCTGCTGGACAAGGTCTACAAGATGTCGCAGATTCCGGGACTGAACGCTTCGGCCGACATTGCGCTGATCAAGAAGATTCAGTATCATACGGCGGAGATTCAGCGTCTTACGGGCGAAATGATCGACGCGCGCAAGAAGGCCAACAAGATCGAGCAGATGCGCGAAAAGGCGATCGCCTACCACGATACGGTGTCGGTTTTCTTCGACGAGATCCGCCGCCATATCGACAAGCTGGAGGAGATCGTGGACGACCAGATGTGGCCGCTGCCCAAGTACCGCGAGCTGCTTTTCCTGCGCTGATGCGCTCCATAGTAAATAGTATTGACGTATTGTGCGATAATCCGGGCTTGCCGCCCGGATTATTTCTTTATCTTTGCTTCCCCGGAGGTTGCGAATAGTGTGCGGCCGCCGGATTGATTATAATAAGTATGGAGTATTTGAAGAGTTGGTTTCGCGGATTCGAGCAGGGGATTGCCGATTTGCAACCGCAGCAGCGGGAGGTGCTGTTCCGTGCGTGCGCCGTAAACTGCGTGCATGGAGGACCGTTCGGACTCTACCGCAGTCTGTTCGAGGCGGCGGAGGGGGATTTGGACCGGTTTTTTGTGAAAATAGACGAACTGGAGGGCGTTCGTGGCGAAAGCGTGTGTGCGGGACGGGAGTACAACCTCTGTTTCGAGGCTTGTTCCTGTGCCCTGCACCGTGCGGGGTGCGTGAATACGCCGATGTTGTGCGAATGTTCGCGGCAAAGCGTGCTTTACGTAATGTCCGAATTCTGGCCGGATCGGAAATTCGGGGTGGAAGTCCGCGCGTCGATCCTGCGGGGCGCGTACGAGTGCGTGCTGAATGTCCGGGTCGAATGACGGACCGGCATGCGGTCGCCGGGGCGGAAAACGGTTCTGCCGGACGCAGCTCTGGCCGGTGACGCGTCCGCTGCGGTGCCCGGTGGCGGAATCCGGCCCCGCGCCTGATATTGTGCCGGATACCGTGCCGCCGTCGCGCTTGATCTCCTGCCCGATACCGCGCTCCGGACCGTGTCCGGTGTCGCGCTGATACCGCGTCCGCTGCGGAATCGTGATTTCATAACGCGGATAACCGTTTTTTTTGCATTTATTTTTTACTTTTGTTTTCATGAAAATCATTGCCGACAGCGGATCGACCAAATGCACTTGGCTGCTCACCGACGGCGTGCATACCCGCGAGGTGCGCACGCGGGGAATCAACGCCGTGCAGCACTCGCCGGAGCAGATACGCGAGGCCCTTGCGGAACTTCCGCCCTGCGGCGCGGCCGAAGCCGTCTATTTTTACGGTGCAGGGTGCGGACATACGTTTCCCGACGCGACGGCGAAGATGGTCCGGGCGTTGGCGGACCGTTTCGGTGCGGAGCATGTCGAAGCCGAATCGGACTTGCTGGGCGCGGCGCGGGCTTTGTTCGGCCGGGGCGAAGGCGTGGCCTGCATCCTCGGCACGGGTTCCAATTCGTGCTGGTGCCGCGGCGGCGAAATCGTGGAAAACGTACCGCCGCTGGGCTACGTTCTCGGCGACGAGGGCAGCGGCGCGACGTTAGGGCGCAACCTCGTGAACGGCATCTTCAAAGGGCATATTTCCCTGCGCGGCGAGTTTCTCGCGGCGCACGGACTGACTTACGAGGAGATCATCCGCCGGGTTTACCGGGAACCTTACGCCAACCGTTT contains these protein-coding regions:
- a CDS encoding glutamine synthetase III, which encodes MVDAAINHTAVEVNAPEGRPSDYFGKKVFGRAAMRKYLNKATYEALVDTMENGTRLTREVADSIAAGMRQWALEHGADHYTHWFQPLTGGTAEKHDAFADPDGCGSVLEEFSGKLLVQQEPDASSFPNGGIRNTFEARGYSAWDPTSPAFIVDTTLCIPTVFIAYTGEALDYKVPLLRSITAVNKAATEVCRYFDKNVQRVVSYLGWEQEYFLVDESLWAVRPDLMLTGRTLMGHESAKNQQLEDHYFGAIPTRVMAFMKDLEYECLKLGIPVKTRHNEVAPNQFELAPVYEEANLANDHNQLLMTVMDKIARRHRFRVLLHEKPFKGINGSGKHNNWSLGTDTGVNLFGPGKTASENLQFITFLVNAISAVYKFNGLLKASIMSATNAHRLGANEAPPAIISTFLGTQVSAVLDKLAASKGDDAIRFDAKNVFKMSGISHIPTLLLDNTDRNRTSPFAFTGNRFEFRAVGSSDNCAEAMIVLNTAMAYELTEFRKKVDAKIEAGMKKEKAIYEVLKQMIKACKAVRFDGNGYSDEWKAEAKKRGLDCETSTPLIFERYLDKATLEMFGSMGVFTDVELEARTEVKWETYTKKIQIEGRVLGDLAMNHIVPIASKYEALLLDKVYKMSQIPGLNASADIALIKKIQYHTAEIQRLTGEMIDARKKANKIEQMREKAIAYHDTVSVFFDEIRRHIDKLEEIVDDQMWPLPKYRELLFLR
- a CDS encoding ATPase, which translates into the protein MKIIADSGSTKCTWLLTDGVHTREVRTRGINAVQHSPEQIREALAELPPCGAAEAVYFYGAGCGHTFPDATAKMVRALADRFGAEHVEAESDLLGAARALFGRGEGVACILGTGSNSCWCRGGEIVENVPPLGYVLGDEGSGATLGRNLVNGIFKGHISLRGEFLAAHGLTYEEIIRRVYREPYANRFLASFAPFVHAHLDRPDIRDMVERSFADFAERNLSGYPVHLPVACVGGVAAAFGDLLRETLTRCGREVVTIVRSPAAGLTEYHYGKQNNRTGFGL
- a CDS encoding methylmalonyl-CoA mutase family protein translates to MANTKREKLFTEFPPVPTEKWEEVITADLKGADYERKLVWKTGEGFNVRPYYRAENLEGIKFLGSQAGEFPYVRGTRAHNRWRVHQTVSVVCPKEANAEALKILNAGVDSLGFCIASEAFTAADLDTLLGEICIPAVQLTFCGQKTADVAELVLAKIEKEGIAKEDVRIAFCIDPLVKGLSTKGDFCSPNGEKCFARIAELIRKTKEYKHIRVVTVSGQIFGNSGSTIVEELAFVLSAGHDYLVRLMDAGLTIEEAARKLRFSFSVSSNYFMEIAKFRAARMLWANIVKGYNPEKNCACKMQIHAETSKWNQTVYDPYVNMLRGTTEAMSAAIGGVYSLEVTPFDASFENPTEFSKRIARNVELLLKHESHFDQVVDPAGGSYYIENLTQSIAAEAWKLFLEIEEKGGYTEAYKAGFIAERIKASAAAKDKNIATRRQILLGANQYPNFTEVAGKEITAESVTRKQAEGNVLVPYRGAMAFEEMRLHVDRSGKEPKAFMLTCGNLGMARARSQFSCNFFACAGIKVIDNTYFKSIEEGVKAALESKAQIVVVCASDDDYAEAAPKIKELLCGKAILVVAGAPACAPELEAQGITNFINVKSNVLETLKFYLKEMGI